Sequence from the Sphingobacteriaceae bacterium GW460-11-11-14-LB5 genome:
GCATAAAAGAGTAGCTTACCTGGGCGGACCAAAAATGGTTAATTTCAGTCACGATCGATTCTCCGGATACATTAATGCACTTAAGGATAACGAAATCCCTTTTAATGCCAACCATGTGGCCTATACCGATTTTGATGATGAAAATACCCTGGCGGCCATTAAAAACCTTTTTAACGATCCTGAAAACGGACCGACAGCTTTAGTGGCTTTTAAAGAAAAGTTGTTGTTCGATACGATTAAATTTTTGCGTTCGGTTGAGCATCCTTATGCTAAAAAACTCGAATGTATTGGTTTCGGTAACGATCCCATTATAACTTATCTCAGCACTCCGCCAATTGCTTCGATCGAAGAAAATCCCGAGGCCTTAGGCGAACAGGCTGTTATGTTGCTGGTGAAACTCATTAATGGCGATATTGAAGCCAGGGATTATAAAAAAGTAATTGTGAACTGCAGTTTAAAAATCCACGAATCTTACGCCATATTATAAAACAAGGTTTTCTAATACTTTAATCGAAAATATTTCAATCGTTGTAACATCAGTTAAACCCCATTTAGCTGTTTTTAAGGTCGTTGTCGTCTGTTTGGGATTACATTTTTGATTAGGTTAGGGTATCAGATCAAGCTAACCCAAGAATAAAAAACAGCGACCAAATTAAATCCGTAATAAACTATCAAGGATAGGATATTGCATTTCACCCGAAAAAAAATCACTAACCAAATTTAAATCTAAACTAAAATTAACATGAGTCAGAAAATGAATTCAACGCATTTTATTGCATCACTAGTGCTTATATTTTCCCTTAGCCTTTATGGTTGCCAGAAAGAAAAAGTAGCAGAATCAATCCCCGAAAACATCGATGTTGCCGCGCAATCAAATGCCAAAGCGACTACAGAAGCTATTCCAAGTAGCATCAATACCGGTTTTACCCATGCCGATGGGACATACACTTATGGCGAAGCCAGTGCCGATTTTGGTGGCGCGACCTTAACGGGCTGGAACGAAAGCAGGGCCTACATTTCGGGTAATTGGGCCAGGGCTACCCTTGCACCTAATTCTGTTTCAAATGGTTTAATCGCAGGTGCTGACATATCAGATGGTTCAGCATACGAGGCTACCTTTAAAGTACGTTTCCATAGCCAGTTCGATTGGAGCAGGGGTGGAAAAGTTGGCTTCGGCTTCCTGATTGGGGAGGGTAATACCGGATGCGACATTGCCAGCGACGGAAACGGAGGAAGTTTACGCTTAATGTGGTACAATACCGGTAGCCGTGTGTTTTTTCAGCCCTATGTTTACCACAGAGATATGGCTGGCCCTTGCGGCGATACCTTCGGCAAGTCTTACCCTTCATCGGGTAGCCTGGTAAAAGGCGATACTTATACCGTTCATCTTTATGTGAAAAGCAATACCGGATCGAATAAAAATGGACAGGTACAAGTAATCATCAATGGAACAACGGTATTGGATCAATCTATCCGCTGGACGACCAACGATGCACAACGTTTGATTAAGAGGTTATCATTCCACAATTTTAGAGGTGGAAAAGATGTAGCCGTTTGGGGCTCAAGCCAAACCAGCTATATTTATTTCGATGATCTTGTGGTGAATAAGATTCAGTAATTTAAAAGATTATCAAGTATAGAATCCTTAAATAAAGTCGTCATCTCGACTGAAGCGCAGCGAAATGGAGAGATCTATAGTATTTAGATTTAGCTTCGCTGAGCACTACGTGGTTCTCGGCTGCGTTGCACTCCGCTCGAAATGACGACCTTTTGCCAATTTTTAAACAGTTTATGTGCTTTAATTGTTTATCTCGACATGACAATCGCATCCAATGAGTAATTAAAAAATCCCTTTTTTAATCAATTACCGCTTTACCACTTCAGCCTTTACATTTTTAAAACGGTTCTCCCCAATGATATTGTCAAAAGGAGCAACACTTTGCATTACTGGTGAAGGGTATCTTTTAATATCGAATTTCCCTGTCCAGTCTGCATCCTTACTATCGCCAATCAATATCCCGGTTGTGGCATTCGATAGGGTGTTATTTTTTATCGTACAATTGCTTGCTGCGATATAAAAACCAATTTCTTCTTTTCCTTTTGCCATGCCATACATTAACCGAATGGCTGTTTGGATGCCATCAATTTTATTATTGATCACCATGTGCCCCGTTCCATTAATCCTAATGCCGCCTGTACCACCTTTAAATGTATTATCGGCAATTACACAATTATGTCCGCCACGCATCACCAGTTCCCCGTCGTTATCTTCGAAATAATTGTTCAGGTATTTATTGCCACTGCTTTTATTGCTGATCACTTCGTTTTCGCCATTACAGTGGATAAACCTGTTTTTATGTACAGTACTTTCGGGACGCTGATTTCCCAGCAATACCGGGTCTTGACCTACCTGTATGCACTCACCACCATTACCGTTTGGCCAGCTCACCTTCACTTTATCACTAAAAATATTATTTTCAATCAGCGTAAATTTCGGATAAGATTCTTTGGTGATTTTAACCTGCACATCCTGGTTATCGACATTTGCCACAAAACTACAACCATCTATAACATTATTGCTGCCATTACCTGATACGATTACCAAGGGCGTAAACTGCGATTGAACTTGATTTGCAGAAAAATTACAGCCTGATATCCTGCAATTATTGCTGGTGTTTAGTTCAATGAGCACACCCGTTTTGCTTAGTACCGCATTTTTGAAATTAATCCCCTTTATAAAAATATAATCTCCGGAAATTTTAAAAACCGGTTTAGTAATGCTCCCTGAAAAAGTAACCAATCCCGATTTCTCTGCACGGATAATAATCGGTTTGGCCAGGCTACCTTTAGCGCTGATGGCTATCGCCCAATTGTTATAATTTCCATTTTTAATTTCTACTTCATCGCCCGGAACCAAAATAGATTCAATTGCCTTCAATTCCTTTTCACTGCTGATAAGGTAAACTTTAGCAGCAATTTTTTGGGTAAAAACAAGAAAAAAGAAAATATAGGTAACGAATTTTTGGATCATTTTTAGCAGCTATTTATTGTTCATCAAACATACTAAAGCAAAGGGGGATATCACACTTACTAAAAGGTTTTTATCAGTAATTTTACAGCCTTTAACCAGTGTATAGGCGGGTTTTAAGACAATTCGTAAATTGAGTTTAAAAAAATAAAAGGCGCAAGAAGGCTTTTTTAATTTATTAGGCTTATTTTTGCGCCAAATTATAGAACCACACAGGCGACTAATTCATACCTGTGCGCCTCGACAATCATTAGAAAAACTAATATTTTACCAATGACAAACGACAAAAAAGAAATATTCGAAAGCGTAGCACAACGTTTAAAAATTGAAGGTTTTAATGTAGTAAACCGTGATGAAACCCGTCCTTGGGGTGGTTTCTTTGTAATAGACGAAGCGCAGGCGCAACAATTTGCCGATACTTATTTTGATGGTTTAAATGTTGAAGACCTTAAAATTGGTGGTAAATTAAGCCCGAAAATTTTAATCGTTGCACCAAATACACGTCTTTCGTGGCAATATCACCACCGCAGAGCTGAAATCTGGCAAGTGGTTACGGGTACAGTTGGTATCAAAACCAGCCAAACAGATGAAGAAGGTGAAGTGAAAAAATACGCACCAAAAGACCAGATCAAATTACAACAAGGCGAACGCCACCGTTTAATTGGTTTGGAAGACTGGGGTGTTGTGGCTGAAATATGGCAACATACTGATGCTTCAAACCCATCAGATGAAAGCGATATCGTACGTGTTCAAGACGATTTCGGCAGATAATAAAATAATTTAAAAATGGAATCCTGTTCTATACCCTGGAACAGGATTCTTTTTGTCTAAACGCTTAAACCAGCCTAGTTTTTATACACCATGAAAAACTAAACGCCCTCAAAATACGTTTATATAGCATACACCCCATACATGATCATCTTCATTTTTTTTCTTTGCCATTGGTTTTTATCCCTGTTTAGCCAAACCTTTTTCCTTCACCGTTACTCATCACACAAGATGTTTAAAATGGAGCTTTTTTGGGAACGGTTTTTCTACCTGGTATTGCTGATTTCGCAGGGTTCTTCATTTTTAAACCCGCGTGCATATGCCATTCTGCACCGGATGCACCACGCTTACAGCGACACAGAGAAAGATCCACATTCTCCACATTTTTTTAAGGATGTTTTCGGGATGATGATTGCAACGAAAAATATGTACATGAATTACCTGCAATTTAAGATACAGCCAGAACCAGCTTTTCAGGGGAATTATCCTGAATGGCCGATGGTTGATAAGATTGGAAATTCATGGGCCTGGAGAATTGCATGCGGGCTGTTTTATATCGGCTTTTATGTGGCTTTTGCCAATTACTGGTGGATGTATTTATTGTTGCCTATTCACTTTTTAATGGGACCGCTGCATGGCGCAATTGTAAACTGGTGTGGTCATAAATATGGCTATTCAAATCACGATAACGACGACCATAGCAAAAATTCATTACCCTGGGATTTCTTGCTGATGGGTGAGCTTTTTCAGAACAACCACCACAAAAAACCAAACAGTCCTAACTTTGCTACCAAATGGTGGGAATTTGATCCAACCTATCCGGTAATGAAGGTATTGCACTGGATGCGTATTATTAAGATCAGAAAGGTTTAAGGAGAGGTTGAAAACATATTTAGCTAATTAATTTGCTACCCTGAGCGTAAGCAAAGGGTTGCTACACAATTATAAGGTCTGTGTCTTCACAGACCATTTTTTTTGCCCTATTTGGTTCACTCAATAGGCCTTGTCTTTTTTCGCCACGGAACCATTGAAATCACGGAATTAACGGTGCAAATTGTCATCTTGAGCCCGTTAAAGGAATAGTATAAATTTCATTTGATGATTCTCCTTCGATGCTGTTTCTTGCACAGTTTTACCCCATCTAAACCCGACAGCAGCGAAAATCCTTTTTGTTTGCAGCAACTTTAATACGCGCCGATGCTGAGGCATGAAGCAGCTGTTCATAAGCGCCAAATACCTGGTGCCCGCGCAAAAGTACCTCAAAAAGATTGTAGCGAATGGCGGGACTGCCCTAGCCGAAACAAACAGCAACATGCTTTTCAAAACACACATTTACTTTTAGCTACGGATGCACGGAAATCACGGAGAATATCCCGGGGTTTTTACAATAAAATCCTTTTTGCTTATCTTACCGTATATAGGGCAATCTGTTTTAAATAAATTTCCATTCCGATGATCAACTTCCTCAAAATTGTTTTCTCAGCCTTGTTGGTTTTTATGTGTTATAAGGTAATTGCTACCTCACTGGAGAGTAACCTGTTCGATCAATGGGACTTTCTAGGCAGCATCCCCTGGATGCGCGCCACATTGTGGGATTTTTATGCTAACATCTTCATTATCACCCTTTGGATGTTTTATAAAGAAAAAAGCATTATTCTTAAAATCTCTATGACCATTTTGTTCGTATATTTAGGTAGCATAGCAACCTTAGCCTATGTTTTGGTGCATTTATTCAAACTAAAAGATGGCGAAGGTGTTAAAGAATTACTGATTAAGGCATAGGATGTAGGATTGAGGGTGTGGGGCTTTTGCTTTGAAGTTTAATAAGCTTGCTCGTTGGGCTTTTTGGCCTTAAACCTTTTACCTTAAACCTTATGCAGCAAACCAAACATCTACTTATTATAGCCCTCATCTCTCTTATTGCCTGTTGTTTAATTATGGGCCTGGTTTGGCTCTGGGCAAAGAAAATCAAAAATGCCGGAGTAGTTGATGTTTTTTGGGCGTTGAATTTTCCGGTAATTACGCTGATTACTTTTTTTCTGTCGGACGGATTTGATCCCCGCAAAATTTTAATCTGTGGTATGTTTTTAATCGCCGAGCTCAGGCTGGGTATGCACCTTTGGCAGCGCGTTATTGGTCATTTAGATGAAGAAGAGGGGCGGTATGCGCAACTTCGTAAAGAATGGGGCGACAAAGCGGACCGGAATTTCTTTATATTTTTTCAATTTCAGGCGATATCCAATGTTATCCTGGCCATTCCGTTTTTTATTATTACGGCCAATCCTTCACAAGCTATTTCTGGTTTAGAATATATTGGCGCTGCGGTTTGGGTAATTGCATTCTTTGGTGAAATGATTGCCGACAGGCAGCTTGCTGCATTTAAAAAAGATCCGGGTAACAAAGGTAAAGTGTGCGATACCGGATTATGGTACTACAGCCGGCATCCAAA
This genomic interval carries:
- a CDS encoding phosphoheptose isomerase, which gives rise to MTNDKKEIFESVAQRLKIEGFNVVNRDETRPWGGFFVIDEAQAQQFADTYFDGLNVEDLKIGGKLSPKILIVAPNTRLSWQYHHRRAEIWQVVTGTVGIKTSQTDEEGEVKKYAPKDQIKLQQGERHRLIGLEDWGVVAEIWQHTDASNPSDESDIVRVQDDFGR
- a CDS encoding acyl-CoA desaturase, giving the protein MIIFIFFLCHWFLSLFSQTFFLHRYSSHKMFKMELFWERFFYLVLLISQGSSFLNPRAYAILHRMHHAYSDTEKDPHSPHFFKDVFGMMIATKNMYMNYLQFKIQPEPAFQGNYPEWPMVDKIGNSWAWRIACGLFYIGFYVAFANYWWMYLLLPIHFLMGPLHGAIVNWCGHKYGYSNHDNDDHSKNSLPWDFLLMGELFQNNHHKKPNSPNFATKWWEFDPTYPVMKVLHWMRIIKIRKV